The genomic segment CCCTCTTTGTACTTCCAATGAGCGGCGATGCCTTCCTCGGCAATCTTGTGCATCTCATGGGTCCTTATCTGGACCTCGATCTTCTCACCATAAGGGCCGATAATCTTCGTATGGAGTGATTGGTACATGTTGGCCTTAGGAAGGGCGATATAATCGCTGAATTTTCCGGGGATGGGCTTGAAAAAGGCGTGGACGATGCCGAGGGCCTCATAGCATTCCCTTATATTATTGACGACAACCCTGAAGGCAATGATATCGTAGATATCATCAATATTCAGGGCCTCCTGTGTCATCTTGCGATAGATGCTGTAGAGCCGTTTTGCCCTCCCCGATATCTCGGCGTTAAGATGAAACTGATCAAATCTCTTTTTCAGGATCCCGATGACCTCGCTGATATATTCATCCCTTTCCTTTTTCTTCTGCGCAATCTTGTCGGCGATCATCCTGTACTCTGCCGGTTTCAGATATTTGAATGCCGTGTCTTCCAGTTCTTCCTTCATCCACTCTATCCCGAGCCTGTGTGCGAGCGGGGCATAGATC from the Syntrophorhabdaceae bacterium genome contains:
- a CDS encoding HD domain-containing protein codes for the protein MVRINDIVDEILKYNPQADVEMLQKAYVFSAQAHKGQTRLSGEPYLIHPLEVAYTLTRMNLDIPSVVSGLLHDTLEDSYVSKDEIEKYFGKEIAELVDGVTKIGKIPLKTSEESRVENFRKMLLAMSKDIRVILVKLADRYHNMQTLNFLSTEKQMEISKETIEIYAPLAHRLGIEWMKEELEDTAFKYLKPAEYRMIADKIAQKKKERDEYISEVIGILKKRFDQFHLNAEISGRAKRLYSIYRKMTQEALNIDDIYDIIAFRVVVNNIRECYEALGIVHAFFKPIPGKFSDYIALPKANMYQSLHTKIIGPYGEKIEVQIRTHEMHKIAEEGIAAHWKYKEG